A genomic region of Cuculus canorus isolate bCucCan1 chromosome 24, bCucCan1.pri, whole genome shotgun sequence contains the following coding sequences:
- the NUDT3 gene encoding diphosphoinositol polyphosphate phosphohydrolase 1 isoform X3, with protein MSPCVSCLLQGKLVLLVSSSRHPDRWIVPGGGMEPEEEPNVAAVREVCEEAGVKGTLGRLVGIFENRDRKHRTYVYVLIVTEVLEDWEDSVNIGRKREWFKIEDAIKVLQYHKPVQASYFETLRQGCLANNGTPVMTTTYSGSSVSDIR; from the exons GTGCTGCTGGTGAGCAGTAGTCGCCATCCTGATCGATGGATTGTCCCTGGGGGTGGCATGGAGCCCGAGGAGGAGCCCAACGTGGCTGCTGTGCGAGAAGTCTGCGAAGAG GCTGGAGTGAAAGGGACGTTAGGAAGATTAGTGGGAATTTTTGAG AATCGGGACAGGAAACACAGGACATATGTTTACGTACTTATTGTCACAGAAGTGTTGGAAGACTGGGAGGACTCTGTCAATATTG gaaggaaaagggaatggTTCAAGATAGAAGACGCCATCAAAGTTCTGCAGTATCATAAACCGGTGCAGGCCTCGTATTTTGAAACCTTGAGGCAAGGTTGTCTGGCAAACAACGGCACTCCCGTCATGACCACGACATACTCCGGGAGCTCTGTGTCTGACATCAGATGA
- the HMGA1 gene encoding high mobility group protein HMG-I/HMG-Y isoform X2: protein MSESSAKSSQPLASKGEKDVSEKRGRGRPRKKPQEPSEAPTPKRPRGRPKGSKNKATPKGRKAAVTPGRKPRGRPKKTQKDEEEVNISQESSEEEQ, encoded by the exons ATGAGCGAATCCAGTGCCAAATCCAGCCAACCCCTGGCTTCCAAGGGGGAGAAGGACGTGTCGGAAAAGAGGGGGCGGGGGCGGCCCAGGAAGAAGCCACAG GAGCCCAGCGAGGCCCCAACCCCGAAGAGACCCCGCGGACGGCCGAAGGGCAGTAAAAACAAGGCCACCCCAAAAGGCAGG AAAGCCGCAGTCACACCAGGGAGAAAACCTCGAGGCCGACCTAAAAAAACA CAGAAGGACGAGGAGGAGGTAAATATTTCCCAGGAGTCATCTGAGGAGGAACAGTGA
- the NUDT3 gene encoding diphosphoinositol polyphosphate phosphohydrolase 1 isoform X1, which translates to MWILTKAGRGSSEASLLTGSTENSGHLRTPSLIPGLGKVLLVSSSRHPDRWIVPGGGMEPEEEPNVAAVREVCEEAGVKGTLGRLVGIFENRDRKHRTYVYVLIVTEVLEDWEDSVNIGRKREWFKIEDAIKVLQYHKPVQASYFETLRQGCLANNGTPVMTTTYSGSSVSDIR; encoded by the exons ATGTGGATTCTGACCAAAGCAGGAAGAGGAAGCTCTGAGGCGTCGCTGTTGACAGGATCCACAGAAAATAGCGGACACTTGAGAACGCCGAGTTTAATTCCAGGCTTAGGAAAG GTGCTGCTGGTGAGCAGTAGTCGCCATCCTGATCGATGGATTGTCCCTGGGGGTGGCATGGAGCCCGAGGAGGAGCCCAACGTGGCTGCTGTGCGAGAAGTCTGCGAAGAG GCTGGAGTGAAAGGGACGTTAGGAAGATTAGTGGGAATTTTTGAG AATCGGGACAGGAAACACAGGACATATGTTTACGTACTTATTGTCACAGAAGTGTTGGAAGACTGGGAGGACTCTGTCAATATTG gaaggaaaagggaatggTTCAAGATAGAAGACGCCATCAAAGTTCTGCAGTATCATAAACCGGTGCAGGCCTCGTATTTTGAAACCTTGAGGCAAGGTTGTCTGGCAAACAACGGCACTCCCGTCATGACCACGACATACTCCGGGAGCTCTGTGTCTGACATCAGATGA
- the SMIM29 gene encoding small integral membrane protein 29 isoform X1 yields MGEWDALGEQGRTSTSPCGEEPAMSNATAPTAPGTAGDLLVCYVLGPFLLVTLLGAALAMMMYIQKKRRFDRLRHRLLPMYSYDPAEELQESEQELLVDMDA; encoded by the exons ATGGGAGAATGGGATGCACTGGGGGAACAG GGCCGGACATCCACGTCCCCATGCGGAGAGGAGCCAGCCATGAGCAACGCCACAGCCCCCACGGCCCCGGGCACGGCGGGCGACTTGCTGGTGTGCTACGTCCTGGGACCTTTCCTCCTCGTCACCCTTCTCGGTGCTGCCCTGGCCATG ATGATGTACATCCAGAAGAAGCGGAG GTTTGACCGCCTGCGGCACCGGCTGCTGCCCATGTACAGCTACGACCCAGCCGAGGAGCTGCAGGAGtcggagcaggagctgctggtggatATGGATGCCTAG
- the SMIM29 gene encoding small integral membrane protein 29 isoform X2 produces MSNATAPTAPGTAGDLLVCYVLGPFLLVTLLGAALAMMMYIQKKRRFDRLRHRLLPMYSYDPAEELQESEQELLVDMDA; encoded by the exons ATGAGCAACGCCACAGCCCCCACGGCCCCGGGCACGGCGGGCGACTTGCTGGTGTGCTACGTCCTGGGACCTTTCCTCCTCGTCACCCTTCTCGGTGCTGCCCTGGCCATG ATGATGTACATCCAGAAGAAGCGGAG GTTTGACCGCCTGCGGCACCGGCTGCTGCCCATGTACAGCTACGACCCAGCCGAGGAGCTGCAGGAGtcggagcaggagctgctggtggatATGGATGCCTAG
- the HMGA1 gene encoding high mobility group protein HMG-I/HMG-Y isoform X1 — protein sequence MSESSAKSSQPLASKGEKDVSEKRGRGRPRKKPQQEPSEAPTPKRPRGRPKGSKNKATPKGRKAAVTPGRKPRGRPKKTQKDEEEVNISQESSEEEQ from the exons ATGAGCGAATCCAGTGCCAAATCCAGCCAACCCCTGGCTTCCAAGGGGGAGAAGGACGTGTCGGAAAAGAGGGGGCGGGGGCGGCCCAGGAAGAAGCCACAG CAGGAGCCCAGCGAGGCCCCAACCCCGAAGAGACCCCGCGGACGGCCGAAGGGCAGTAAAAACAAGGCCACCCCAAAAGGCAGG AAAGCCGCAGTCACACCAGGGAGAAAACCTCGAGGCCGACCTAAAAAAACA CAGAAGGACGAGGAGGAGGTAAATATTTCCCAGGAGTCATCTGAGGAGGAACAGTGA